The following DNA comes from Sandaracinaceae bacterium.
TCTCCGTCGAGGTCCTGCGCGAAAATGGGCGCTTCGGCGCGCATTCGCAGCGCAGGCGCGGGGGGCGGCTCGACGGGGGCCTCCACGGCGGGCTCGGGGTCTTCGGGCTCGGGGGCTTCGGGCTCGGTCGAGACGGCGACGCTCGGCGGCTCGGGGTACGCCGGAGCCGATTGACCCCACAGCAAGTAGAACGCGCCTCCGGCGCCGCACACGATCAGCAGCGCCCCGAGGGCCAGCAGCGCCAGCAACCCGCCGCTCGAGCCGCGTGAGGGCTCCGAGGACGCTGCCGCCGGCTTCAGCACCGACACGGTCTGGCAGTACATGCACGTGGCCCGTTCCGCGCCCGGCTCGACGGGGACGTTGGCGCCACACTTGGGGCAGGTGGTGGTGATGAGGCGTGCCATCGCGGCGCAGGATACCGCGGGTCCGCGGCGCGAGCGATGCGGCCCGCGTCATGCCCGCCCCGAATGTTCACCGGCACGGGGCGAGCGCTGGCGCGTCGGGCTTGCCACGCCTCAGACGGCTGCGTCGGGATCTCCGCCCAGCGCGCGGATGGCTTCGTCGTAGACCGGCATGCGCGGCGCATGCACGGCCAGCTCCCGCCAGGCCGCCACCGCGGGGAGTGCTTCCACCCGCTGTGCATACGCCTCCAGCGACGGCGGTAGCGCGACGCCGTAGGTGCGGAAGCGGGTGATGACTGGGAAGTACATGCAGTCCGCGACGGTGAAGCGACCGAAGAGGAACGGACCCCCCGAGCGCGCGAGGGACTCCTCCCAGATCTCGCACACCCGCGCGATGTCGCGCTGAGCCTCGGGGGGCGGCACGAAGCCCGGCACCCGCGCGAACGGATGGCAGCTGAGGTGATTGCGCAGGTGTGGGAAGCCAGACGCCATCTCGGCGCTGACCGCGCGGGCGCGCGCCCGGACGAGCGAGTCGTCGGGCCACAGCCCCGCCTCGGGGAAGCGCTCCGCGACGAGCTCGCAGATGGCCAGGGCCTCGTGGATCGGCTCGCCGTCGACGCGTAGCACTGGGAACAGCCCGGTCACGCTCCCCAGCGCGCGGCGCGCGCCCAGGTCCACCTGCTGCGCGACCATCGCGCCCCCCACCACGGTCTGCTTCGCGAGGTTCAGGTCCACGGTGGTGGTGCGGAAGTCGGCGCCCGCGTGCGCGAGTGCGAGGAAGGGCCGCATGGACCAGGACGAATAGCGGAGCGTGATGACGAGGAGTTCGAGTTCCATGCCGGTGCTCCTAAGGCAACGCGCGCCGGACCGCTAGGGGGGAGCAGGGCGCGGCGGTTCGATCCCAGACGACGAGCGCGAGCGCGCGCCCTCAGCGGGCGACGTACTCGCTGGGGTTGGCGCCGAAGACCCGCGTGAACTCCCGTGAGAACTGCGAGAGGCTGGTGTAGCCCACGCCGTACGCCGCGCCGGACACGTTGCTGAGCCCGGCCGTGAGTTGACGGTGCGCCTCCTGCAGGCGCAGCCGCTTGATGTACTGGATGGGCGTGGCGCCGGTCACGGACTTGAACGCCTCGTAGAACACGGACTCGCTCATCCCCGCCAGGTGTGCCAGCTCCGGGACGGTCAAGGGGCGCGCGCAGTCGGCGTGGATGGTCTCGAGCACGCGCGCGATGGCGCTCTGCTGACCGTGACCCATCGCCGCCGCGCGCAGGAAACCGCCGCGTGGTCCCTCGAGCACGCGGTAGAGCAGCTCACGGCGATAGAGGGGCGCGAGGAACGCGATGTCATCCGGGTGATCGAGCAGGCCGACAAGGCGCGCGGCCACGTCGCGGATGGGGGCCGTGACGGGGCACGCCGCCAGGCCTCGCTCGGGTGGGCCTGCGGCGCTCGGCGGGAGCGCGTCGCCGGCTTGCGTCAGGACCTCGCGCACGGCCTCCAGCTCGAAGCTGACCGCCAGCGAGACGAAGGGGTGCGCACGGCTCGCGGTGAGGATGCGCGACCGCACGGGCAGCGGTACCGACGTGACCAGGTAGTTGTCCGGGTCGTACAGGAACGCATCGTCTCCCACGCGCGCCTCTTTGCTGCCCTGCGCGACGAGGAAGAGGCTGGGCTCGTACACGGCGCTGGCAGGCGGCGCGGTCGCCTCGCGGCGGTACACCGAGAGGAACGGGATGGCCGTTGGGTTCACCCCGTCCCGTGGCCCGAGGGCCAGACAGCGCGCCGCGAGCTCCCGCATCGGCTCAGTAGCGCCCGCCCGCGGCGGCACCCACGGGGAGGTTCTCGTCCAGCGCGGCCAGCTCCTCCGCGCTGAGGGTGATGGCGTTGGCGGCCTGGTTCTCGTCGAAGCGCGAGCGCTTCGTGGTGCCGGGGATGGTGACCAGGCGATCGTCGCGCTGCAGCAGCCACGCCAGCGCGAGCTGCGCGGGGGTCACGCCCTTGGCGGCCGCGATGGCACGCACGCTCTCGACCAGCGCCAGGTTGCGCGCGAAGTTCTCGCCCTGGAAGCGCGGGTTGTTGCGGCGGAAGTCGTCCTCGGCGAAGTCGTCGGGGGACGTGATGGTCCCCGTGAGGAAGCCACGCCCGAGTGGCGAGTACGCCACGAAGGTGATGCCCAGCTCGCGGCAGGTGCCCAGCAGCTCCGCCTCCGGCTCACGCGACCACAAGGAGTACTCGGTCTGCAGCGCGGTGATGGGGTGCACGGCGTGCGCGCGCCGCACCTGCTCGGGCGTGGCCTCGGACAGCCCCAGGAAGCGGACCTTGCCCGCGGTGACCAACTCGGCCATCGCGCCCACCGTCTCCTCGATGGGCGTGTTCGGGTCCACGCGGTGTTGGTAGTAGAGGTCGATGGTGTCGATGCCGAGGCGCTCGAGGGACGCGTCACAGCTCGCGCGCACGTACTCGGGGCGCCCGTCGACGCCGCGGAAGCCACGCTCCTCGCTGCGCAGCACGCCGAACTTGGTGGCGATGACGGCCTCGTCACGACGCCCGCGCAGGGCCGCGCCCACCAGCCGCTCGTTGGTCCACGGGCCGTACATGTCCGCGGTGTCGAAGAAGTTCACGCCCGTGTCGAGGGCGTGGTGCAGCAGCGCGGTGCTCGCGGCGTCGTCGGCGCTGCCATAGAACTCGGACATGCCCATGCAGCCGAGCCCGATGGGCGAGATCTGGATGTTGGTGGAACCGAGGGGGCGGCGAGGTGGGGTGGTCATGGGGCTCCTTGGAGGATGCATCATCCTGGTGGTTGGATTCACGCTTCGTCGGCGTGCTTCGTGGGCATGCGCCGAGAAGTGCCGGGAACGTCGGCAACGTAGCCTCAGCGTCGCGCGTGCGAAGCCACGATCCTCCGGACTGTTTGCACGATCCTCCGCGCGAGCGTGGCCCTCTGGGCGTGCCGTGCGGGCCACAGTGTGGTGCTGGCCTCACACGCCGCGTGGCGTCTCTGCGTCATCGGTGAGCCCCCGTCGTGCCGCCCGACCAGGCGCCGAAGACCCCGATGCGCAGCTGCCCACCCACGCGTTGCGGGGCGACGAGCAAGCGTGTCTCCATGACGAGGCCGACGTTCGCGTGCGGCAGGACATGCACCAAGAACCCCACGCCGGCTCGGCGCAGGCGCGCGGGGGTGGTGTACGGGACGTCCTCGTCGATGGTCTGACCCGACGCGCGTCCGAGACGCGTCTCTGTGAAGCTCAGCTGCGGCCCGAAGCGCACAAGACCAATGCGCGCCAGCATCCCCACGGCCGCGTCCACGCTCAGCGTCGGTCCTCGCAGACGAAAGGGACCAGGCCGCCACGTCGCAAAGCCGCTCAGCGGTTCGGTCAGCAACAGAGCCGACCTCCCGACCCCCACCCCGACCGACCACCGGACGCCGAACGCGCCGCGACCGAACACTGCCCACGCCGCCTGGACGGAGAGCTCGCGCACCGCGAGCTGGATGCGGTAGTCGGCGTCCGGCGCGGTGGCTCGTCGGACCAGGTTCGCGTTGAACGTCGGCAGCGCACCCAAGGTCAGCTCGTGTCGGGCGCGAACCGGCCTCGGACGCGACGGCCTCGCCTCGCTCGACCGCTCGTCCTGCTCGCCTTCCGCGAGCTCGGGCTCGGGTGGATCCGGCGGGTCGGGGAGCCCGAGCCACTGGGCGCCCGCGAGGGAGGGGGTGAGCAGCGTCAGCCCAAGCGCTACGACCATGCCGCTCTGCACCCGCCTCTCCCACCGTCTGTCCCGGCCTGCTCGCATCGCGCACCTCCTAGCCCGCTCTCAGCGCGCCGCAGCGAAGGAGAGCAACGTCCATGCCAGCGACGTCCACGCGCCACACGCGAGGAAGCCATCCTCGCCCAGCCGCACCGACGAGGCGCGGAAGGTGCGCACGACCACGATGTCCAGGCGCTCAGGGGAGGTCTGTGCGCGGCGACCGCCCCCGCCTCGCCGTGCGCGTTGGCGCCAGGTCGCGCTGGAGCCAGTCGACCAGGGCGCGGGTGCGCGGGGACAGCAGCCGCCGGTGGGGGAACACGAGGCTCACGGGGATGGGCGGTGGCGCGTAGCGCTCGAGCACCGGGACCAGCGCGCCCGCCGACACCAGGTCCTCGACCTGATACGACAAGACCTGACCGAACCCGAGGCCCGCCACCATCGCGCCGATGCAGGCCTGCGTGTCGTTGGTGGCGAAGGCGCCATGCACGGGCACGCCGAAGGGCTTCCCGTCGCGCACGAAGTGGAACTGGTCGACGCGCGCGTCGTCGCGCCGGAAGGGCACGGTGGGCAGCTCGGCCAGCGCCTCGGGACGCCGCGGACGTCCCTGGCGCGCCAGCAGCGCGGGGCTGCCCACCACCATGCGCCGGACGACGCCGACCTTGGTGGCCACCAGCGACGAGCTCCCGAGCGGGGCGATGCGCACCCCCACGTCGAACCCCTCCTCGACGAGGTGCACGACGCGGTCGAGCAGCACCAGCTCGACCTGCACGTCCGGGAAGCGCTCGAGGAAGCGACCCACGGAGGGGGCCACACGCAGCTGCCCATAGCGTACCGAGGCGGTGACGCGCACGAGCCCGCGTGGCGACGCGTCCTCCCCACGGAGCCCCGCCTCGGTCTCCGCGATGTCGCTCAACACCTGGCGGCAGCGCTCGAGGTATGCCGTGCCTTCGTGCGTGAGCGCCATGCTGCGGGTGGTGCGGTTCAAGAGGCGCACGCCGAGGTGCTCCTCCAGCAGCGCTAGCGAGCGCACGACGGCCGGTGGTGACTTGCCCAGCGTTCGGGCCGCCGCCGTGAGGCTGCCCTCGTCCACGATGGTGACGAAGACCTGCATGAGGGTGAGCTTGTCCATCGAGATTCGTCAGTATAGTGGATGAATCATGTCCGTCTCGGGCCATTTATCAGCGACGGCGTGCGCGCCATGCTGGGTCCATGACACACACGGCACTCACTCACGGCATCCATCACCTCGGCCTCACGGTCTCCCATCTGCAGCACGCCAAGGCCTTCTTCGTCGACGCGTTGGGCTTCCGCGTGGTCGGCGAGAAGCCGGACTACCCGGCGGTCTTCGTCAGCGACGGGCAGGTCATGATGACGCTCTGGCAGGTCCGGGAGCCCGACAAGGCGGCGCCCTTCGACCGCGAGCGAGTCGTCGGACTTCATCACGTGGCGCTGACGCTGGCCCCGGGCCTGACGCTCGAGGCGGCGTTCCAGAAGGTGCGGGAGGCGCCGGGCGTCACCGTCGAGTTCGGCCCGGAGCCGCTTGGCGGCGGCCCCGTGCGGCACTTCATGTGCATCGTGCCCGGGGGCGTACGGGTGGAGCTCCTCGCGGCTCCGTCTCCGGACGCTGCCCCGTGAGCCGCGCCCCACAGCACCGCGGTGCGCGCGGCGGAGCTCACGTCTCCGTGTTCCACCCGGGCGAGCTCGCGACCCAAGCGCGCGCGGGCGCGCCGGCCGCGGTGCAGGCCATGGGCCCGCGCATGATCCGTGACCACCTCGTGGAGCAGCACCGGGCGTTCTTCGCGCAGCTGCCGTTCGTGGTGGCGTGTGGGCGCGACGGCGAGGGGCGTCCTTGGGTGAGCCTCGTCGCGGGCACGCCGGGTTTCGCGCGGGCACCGTCGCCGGGCGAGCTGCGCGTCGATGCGCTGCCCAGCCAGGACGACCCGCTCGGCGAGGCTGTGCACACGGGTGCGCCGCTGGGACTGCTGGGCATCGAGCTTCCCACGCGACGCCGCAATCGCCTCAACGGGTATGTGCGCGGGCGCGACGCGCGTGGCTTCTCGGTGCAGGTGCAGCAGAGCTTCGGGAACTGCCCGCAGTACATCACGCCTCGCGCGGTCGAGTACGTGGGACCCATGGGTGCACCCTGCGCGCGGGCCGGCGGGACGAGTCGCGCCGCGAGGGCGGAGGACCGCACACCCCCGTCTCGGGCCGGGCAGCTCTCGCCCCAGCACGTTGCGCTGATCGAGCGCGCAGACACCTTCTTCATCGGGTCGGGCGCATACGATGGGTCCGGCGCCTACGACGACGCGGCGCACGGCGCCGGTGGTCTCGACGTGTCGCATCGCGGCGGCCCGCCCGGGTTCGTTCGCGTGGACGACGCGCGCCATCTCGTGTTCCCGGACTACGCGGGGAACAACCTCTACAACACGCTGGGCAACTTGGCGTCCGACGCGCGGGCGGGGCTGCTCTTCGTGGACTTCGCGGCGGGGGCGTGGCTGCACCTCACGGGGCGCGCGGAGGTCCTGTGGGACTCCCCACGCACGGCCGCCTTCCCTGGGGCGCGGCGGCTCGTGAGCTTCGAGGTCGACGCGTGCGTCTGGCGCTCCAGACGTGGGCCGCTGCGCTTCTCGTGAGCGGCCCGGGCGGGCGCGCGCGGGTGCTATCGTTCCCCCCATGCGCTGCCGCTTCTGCCACCACCCCATGGCCTACATCCACGGGCACGCTGCGTGCGTGACACAGGGTTGCCCGCTGCACGGCGTGAACCAGGCCGAGTGCTGCGACGGGGAGACGGTCATGAACTGCCCAGTCCCCACGTCGGACTTGGCGCGCGGTCCCGAGGCCGAGCGCGAGAGCTCCTCGTCCGACTGACCGAGGGTCGCGGTCCCGCGCGCGGCGGATGACGCCTCAGCGCTTGGCGCTGCGACGCTTCGCCGGACCCTTCCGTGGTCGCGGGGCGGCCTTGGCTTTCGCAGCGCGCTGGGCCGCGCCCACACCCAGGCGCGCCCAGGTCACCAGCAGGTCGCCGTCATCCAGCGCGGCGACCGGGGCCTTGCGGTAGCTCATGCTCATCGAGCCCCCGCCCTTCTTCTCGTACACGAAGCGCGGCAGCCCCTCGGCCTCGAAGCGCCCCTCGGTCTCGTCGTCCACCTTGAGGTAGAGCTCGTCGTCGGCCACCAGCGCGAACATCGTGCCGTCCAGGTAGAAGCCGTGCCCGCCGAACATGGCGCGGGCCACGACGGGGCCCAGGGGCTGGAGCAGGTCCACCCAGTGCGCCACGAGCTCGTTCTTGGAGGTGCTCATCGCTGTGCAGGGTAGCGCCGGCGGCGACCGAACAGAACCACCAGCGCGGCGCTCAGCGCAAGGAGGGCTGCGCGCGATGGCCCAGGCGGAGCGGCGCGGCAGCCTTCTCCGTTCGCCATGGGGTCCCCGTTGGGCGGGTCGGGATCTGGGTTCGCGTCACAGGCGCCTTGCTCCACGAGCGCCCACGTGACCGGCGTGGACATCACCCCGGCGACGTTCATCGCCACGACGGGCGCGCTCGCGGGGGGCGTGCGCGCATCGCCCGTGAACGTGGGCGCGCTGTGGTAGGCCGCGCGGGGGTCGAGGATGCCGAGCAGCTCGCCCGCGCCGTTCACCCAGCCGATGATGGTCCCAGGCTGCGTCAGCGTGAAGCGCACGGTCGTATCGAGCCGCCCCGAGGTGTCCGGGCGCTCGCAGCACGAGTCCCGCGGCTCGGTGCAGGCGGTGCAAGCGGCCTGTCCGAGCGCGACGGTCGGAGCGCTCGGCGGCGTCGTGTCGGGCATGTCCGCGTGGACGGCGTACGTGCCGAGCGGCTCGTCCGAGGCGAACGCGTCGGGGCCGTAGACCGTGACCTCGGTGGTCGACGACGTGTCGAAGCGCAGGAGGGCTGCGCCCGGCAAGATGGTCACGCTGACCGAGATGGGCTCACCCTCGGCGTCCTCCACGTGGAACGCGTCCACGCCGCCCGGCACCCCGACGTGGTAGTGGAGCGCCACGAGCACCTCCCCTGACGGCAACGACTCTCCGTCGTCGGGGGTGGCGTGCGAGAAGGGCGCAGCGAGACTGCACGCTCGCGCGGGGGTCGCCACCGCACAGCACGCGAGGGACAGCAGCCCTGCAGCCAGGCTCACCCCTGTCGAAAGCGGGGCGCGACCGACGCGCGCAAGCGCACGTGCCTCAATGGAGTCCTCCCAGAAGTCCTTCATGACCCTCGTTCTAGCGGCTGGAGGTCGTGGACGTCAATCTCGGGCCGTGCCATTCGTGTGGCAGGGGGCGCCTCAGGCATCGCCCACGCGCAAGCCCGCTGCGGCGATGGCGTCCAGCAGTGCGGCGTGCAGCGCGAGCGGGTCTTCGTTCAGCCCCTTCAGCTCGTCCGGCCCCAGCAGCGGGACGAACCCCTCGTCCGTGCGCGCCAGCACCATGGGGAAGCGACCGTCGATGGCGGCGGCCAGCGCGTCGCTCAGCTGGTTCCTGTAGACCTCCTCCACCGGCGTGAGCAGCTGCTTCTCACACTTGGCCCACTCGCCCTTCTTCGTGAGCCCGCCGTAGGTGATCTTGCAGAGCTCGCAGGGCTCGTCTCCGCGGATGGTGTCCGCCAGGTACGAGAGCCCGCCCTTGAGGGACCACGTGGCGTTGAAGGCCATCACGACGGCGCGCAGGGAGGAACCGGCCATGCCGCACTCTATCAGCCGTGCGCCGCGGGGGGTGGTGCGCCCCGGCAGGGTCCGTTCTAAATATGTGCTTGCAGTTATATAACGAATTCTGCATGTTATCGACATGCCCGCCCTGCAGTCGCTCGACATGACCTTCGCCGCGCTGTCCGACCCGACGCGCCGCGCCATCCTCGCGCGTCTGGCTCAGGGGGAGGCCACCGTCAACGAGCTCGCCGCGCCCTTCGCGGTGTCTCAACCCGCCATCTCGCGGCACATCAAGGTGCTCAGCGAGGCGGGGCTCATCACGCAGCGCGTCGAGGGCACCAAGCGACCGTGCCGGCTCGCGCCCACCGCGCTGACCGAGCTGGACGAGTACCTGAACATGCTGCGCCGCGCGCTCGAGGCGAACTACTCCCGGCTCGA
Coding sequences within:
- a CDS encoding pyridoxamine 5'-phosphate oxidase family protein, which encodes MGPRMIRDHLVEQHRAFFAQLPFVVACGRDGEGRPWVSLVAGTPGFARAPSPGELRVDALPSQDDPLGEAVHTGAPLGLLGIELPTRRRNRLNGYVRGRDARGFSVQVQQSFGNCPQYITPRAVEYVGPMGAPCARAGGTSRAARAEDRTPPSRAGQLSPQHVALIERADTFFIGSGAYDGSGAYDDAAHGAGGLDVSHRGGPPGFVRVDDARHLVFPDYAGNNLYNTLGNLASDARAGLLFVDFAAGAWLHLTGRAEVLWDSPRTAAFPGARRLVSFEVDACVWRSRRGPLRFS
- a CDS encoding LysR family transcriptional regulator codes for the protein MDKLTLMQVFVTIVDEGSLTAAARTLGKSPPAVVRSLALLEEHLGVRLLNRTTRSMALTHEGTAYLERCRQVLSDIAETEAGLRGEDASPRGLVRVTASVRYGQLRVAPSVGRFLERFPDVQVELVLLDRVVHLVEEGFDVGVRIAPLGSSSLVATKVGVVRRMVVGSPALLARQGRPRRPEALAELPTVPFRRDDARVDQFHFVRDGKPFGVPVHGAFATNDTQACIGAMVAGLGFGQVLSYQVEDLVSAGALVPVLERYAPPPIPVSLVFPHRRLLSPRTRALVDWLQRDLAPTRTARRGRSPRTDLP
- a CDS encoding winged helix-turn-helix transcriptional regulator produces the protein MPALQSLDMTFAALSDPTRRAILARLAQGEATVNELAAPFAVSQPAISRHIKVLSEAGLITQRVEGTKRPCRLAPTALTELDEYLNMLRRALEANYSRLDALLAEQTDAHTSGTPVSVNPKTTKPKTASTAVKKRK
- a CDS encoding AraC family transcriptional regulator, which produces MRELAARCLALGPRDGVNPTAIPFLSVYRREATAPPASAVYEPSLFLVAQGSKEARVGDDAFLYDPDNYLVTSVPLPVRSRILTASRAHPFVSLAVSFELEAVREVLTQAGDALPPSAAGPPERGLAACPVTAPIRDVAARLVGLLDHPDDIAFLAPLYRRELLYRVLEGPRGGFLRAAAMGHGQQSAIARVLETIHADCARPLTVPELAHLAGMSESVFYEAFKSVTGATPIQYIKRLRLQEAHRQLTAGLSNVSGAAYGVGYTSLSQFSREFTRVFGANPSEYVAR
- a CDS encoding glutathione S-transferase produces the protein MELELLVITLRYSSWSMRPFLALAHAGADFRTTTVDLNLAKQTVVGGAMVAQQVDLGARRALGSVTGLFPVLRVDGEPIHEALAICELVAERFPEAGLWPDDSLVRARARAVSAEMASGFPHLRNHLSCHPFARVPGFVPPPEAQRDIARVCEIWEESLARSGGPFLFGRFTVADCMYFPVITRFRTYGVALPPSLEAYAQRVEALPAVAAWRELAVHAPRMPVYDEAIRALGGDPDAAV
- a CDS encoding VOC family protein, with protein sequence MTHTALTHGIHHLGLTVSHLQHAKAFFVDALGFRVVGEKPDYPAVFVSDGQVMMTLWQVREPDKAAPFDRERVVGLHHVALTLAPGLTLEAAFQKVREAPGVTVEFGPEPLGGGPVRHFMCIVPGGVRVELLAAPSPDAAP
- a CDS encoding aldo/keto reductase, whose protein sequence is MTTPPRRPLGSTNIQISPIGLGCMGMSEFYGSADDAASTALLHHALDTGVNFFDTADMYGPWTNERLVGAALRGRRDEAVIATKFGVLRSEERGFRGVDGRPEYVRASCDASLERLGIDTIDLYYQHRVDPNTPIEETVGAMAELVTAGKVRFLGLSEATPEQVRRAHAVHPITALQTEYSLWSREPEAELLGTCRELGITFVAYSPLGRGFLTGTITSPDDFAEDDFRRNNPRFQGENFARNLALVESVRAIAAAKGVTPAQLALAWLLQRDDRLVTIPGTTKRSRFDENQAANAITLSAEELAALDENLPVGAAAGGRY
- a CDS encoding TfoX/Sxy family protein is translated as MSTSKNELVAHWVDLLQPLGPVVARAMFGGHGFYLDGTMFALVADDELYLKVDDETEGRFEAEGLPRFVYEKKGGGSMSMSYRKAPVAALDDGDLLVTWARLGVGAAQRAAKAKAAPRPRKGPAKRRSAKR